TTGGAATTTGTGCATAGCAATGCCAAACTCCCCCTCTGTCTATTATGCCAATGGATGGGGTCTGTTATAATAAACGATATTTAGGCTAGTAGGCAGGTACTCTGGCTATTTCAGCCATGAAATTTAGGGGTGCACGGCACAATGTGATAATACAGTTAGGTACATCTCTTGGAATGATTAGATGGTAATATCTTTTAGAACTCCAACTTGATTTTCTTTGATGCGCAATAGAATCTTTATCATTTCAATTTAGTTATTTTGATAAAAAATGATTTTCCATTTTTGTTACAGTGAAATTGAGAGTGACCTACAATTAGAAAAAAAGACTTTGAGAAGAGAATAATTTTTATTAGGAGTTCATTTTAATGGTTAAGATAAAAAATGAGAAATTTGATAAAACATGAATTCATAGAGAgcatgagatcaatttcataaacgGCACAAAGCATGTTTATAGTGTACGAATAGTGATGCAACCCTAACGAGGCAACCCCCTAAAGCGTATATGTGTGATAATGGTTGGATTAACTTAGGTATCCATACCATGTCCTAGTAGAATTGCATGTTAGCACATAAGAATATGTAGTGTCGTTATTCTGATATGAGTTGAATCACCAGTGTTGTTAGGTACAATCAAATGTGGTTATAGAAAAAGTATTTTAGGAATCGAGGCTGAAGGGTCGCTCTACATTAAGATATGAATACTATTAATGAGTCGAGGTCTCTTAGAAGAGGTAAAACTTCTATATGCTATCAGATTGCCTTCATAGTGTAAAATCTTAATTGACAATTCAAATTTCGATTGTCTACAATCAGACTTAACTCTGGTGGATGTTGGAGACACAAAGTTGTCTTACCTAAACATCCCATTACATATTTTGCCAAGAGTGTTGAGTAGGCTGCTATCCACGCATAATGCAATCATGGTGCAATGTGTGAATGCAGCTTAAAAGATACTAAATTATTATTAtgcaatatatattaaaaatagatCCTCATGATGCTTAATTATGCATGCATTAAAATCAGCTTTAATTAAAAGGAGTTTGAGTGTAGTTTCTACTCATACTAATTAAGCTTACCTTCTCTTTACCCATTTCTTGTACATGGCTAGCTTACTTTCTCTTTACCCACTTGTTGTTCATAGCCCATTCCTTTAGTTCTGGTCCTCATAATCCTAATTTCACATAGATGAGAGGGTTATGATTTTGTTTTTACTGTTATAGTTCATCTTTGTCTAGCTTAACTTGCATTATTAGGAAAATTCCATGTTCAGCTGCCTTCTCAAAATACGGTTGTTAAATCCTTTTCATTCCCCATTTACATTATTCAGGATTTTATCTATTCTTTAATCCCTTCATGGTTACTACCCTGTATTTCTCCAACCTAAAATCACCATTTATTATCCTTTGACTCTTTCTAGCTCATTTATATTTCTAGTTTGTTCAAATTGGCCTCCAATACGCTAATCATCCTAATTCTCTATTTATCATGATTATAGATCCAATTTAGAGAGAGAAGGAGGATGTTCTAGAATAGGAGAGAGGGTTGGTAAAAATATTAGCCTCCTCGTCTTCCAAATGCACATTCCGGCTGTTTCGAACACAAATGCTTATCACACAACTGTTGGAATGTAAATCCTCACCACCCTAAAAAAATTCCTGTGAATATTGCTCAAATGTTTTCCTATGGAAAACGGCCAACGAAAGATCATTGGCATTTAACATCTCGTCCTAGCTGTCGAGTGTTGACCCATGcgggagagagaaatattgactaagcgccatgcgggagctattcacatcagtttctagctgaaaaatcagtaattgaaaatcagagagattttactgtgcaaaatttgaaagtttagggggttttatgttatattttaaagttaaaggactgtagtgttatgactatataagttcagggatagttgttaaaatttattctaAATTTTATGTAAaagttctcttgggtgtaataaTTGAGTTTATGAGTGGTATAGTTTTGAGCTTGTAATTGATGATAATATTTATTTGTTGATAGTGGAACATGACATGCCCAAATGTAGCCCTATGTAGAATGGGTGAATCATATAAATATTAGTGTTTTGGGTGTTTACTttatttcttcataatttataCGCTTCTACAGTGTAcaacaattggtattagagcatgaGAATGATCTTGCTGAGTTTGATTGAAGGTAGAGTTGCTGTGACATGTAGAAAGTTGCACATGCAACAATGGTGATGGTAGAGAGTTAAAATTGAGGTGGAACTTTGAATGCAAAATCAAGAAAATTGATGACGCGAagatttttaaagaaaaaaataagttaCATCCAAgatgaaaattgaagaattgaataTTTGAAGAGTTCAAGTTCAAGCAtgaagaattgatgatttgatAGGATAAATGTTAATAACTGTCCCtaaacttatatagttataacactacagtcctttaactttaaaatgtaacataaaaccccctaaactttcaaattttgcatagtaaaatctctctgactttcaattactgatttttcagttaaaaactaatgtgaatagctcccgcatgacacttagtcaatatttttctctcttcacttatgcaaagtgtaaaattattctctttacgcataaaaaattattctatctatagagagaaaaataattcaatttacacatggcttaagATAGATTTTActgactgtaatgttacaactagataagtttcaACTAGATTACTGATtgtaatctatagagactgtaatattacaactagataagtttagggacagttgtcaaaatttatcctgaTTTGATAACACTTAAGAATTTGAGATATGCAATGATTGATAGATTTTATGTCAAGGTGGAAATTGTTAGATTTATGACCCAAATAATTAGTTTGGAAGACCTTTTCTAAATTTGAGTAGAAGAAATATTGGAATATTTTCTATATGGAGTAgaactcttttttgaatattaTTTCTAAATTAAGTGAGATTTctaattagattaggattaaggaaattaacattataaatagaagaatgATGAAAAAGTTATTTGGCTTTATTCATAGAGAGTGGCTTTGCCAATAAAGAGGAGCTTTGTCCATTGAAAATGACAACTTTTAGCTTATAGAATGGAGCAGTCGCTCATTGTAGAGAATGATTTTGTCAATTGCTGAGGATTTGACTTTAATAATTGTAGTCCCGTTAAGGGAGAAAGACTTTGGTATAAGGTAGAGAAATAACATAGAATTCAAAAGGAATGAATTTTTATCCATTGAAGGCTCTTGCACATATAGTTAAAGACACCTTTTGTAGTAGTTATAGTAGAAAATATATAGGGTTACTTCTAGAGGAGACTGATAGGACTAACTACAATATTTACTATGACAAGTGTTATGTAAGGGTTCTCTTGGATGTAATAATTAGGTTTATAGGTAATATAGTTTTGAACTTGTAATTTatgattatatttatttattaatagtgAAAGATTGTATGCCCGCAGAAATAACCTTATATAGAAAGGGCAAACCacgtaaatattagtattttatgtatttattttatttctttatagtttACACACTTCCACGGTATATAACACTTCACATTGTAAATTTCTAGCTCTAACTATGAAGGGATGCATTAAGATTCCAAATTGGATAGATAAGAGGGCTAAATGTTTCTTATATGACTTGGGTAATCCTTTCCTCAAAAGATGATTTTTGAAGTGATTTAAAGCTTGTATTAGGACCATAGTTGAGGATAGTTTGCCATAATTCACAGACCTTCATCCTAATTATATGTCCAATATGAAATACGCCTACTGTTGCAGATGTTCTTGTACGTAGATCAGAATGTCTCATTTGTTAGATGTTAGATATTGAAACTCCGAATATATGAACACTTCTCAAACTCTCCGTTAACTTAAAAATATACATTTCAGATTTCCAATGGAATTCTTTTAATATTTCATTTGGTATAGAAGTTGAGGTGTAGCTGGGGAAGCATCTTCAGGTTATCTCAACTCTAATAATTTTGTATTTCTTGCaatcaattcaaaattttcttctaaaTTTGTTATTTGATTCTGAAAAATGTAACGAGGCTCAAAACTTGTTTACAGGTTTGATGGTTGGGAAGATGTCTGCCTTTGCTTGCTTAACCTAGCAATACAAGtattttagaaattttccgagtTGAAACTACCCTGCTATGTTATATTTCAACCCTTGAGTAGTTTATATCCAAAACCCCATCCAATGTTCATGCTGTGGCAGATCAAATATGGGGCACTTTGAAGGCAGTGGTTTACCTGTCTCATGCTAACTCCATAACCAGAGCTATTCTTATTTGCTGCAAAGTTTGGTTTTAACAAGTTATCTGCTAGACATGGGTTAGGCTGGTTCTCAAAAGTCATCCCAGAGTGAGAGAACACTGTAATTTTAACATTATCAAGTAAAAGAATAAAACTCATGACATGTCTATTGAATTTGAAACTATTGTGAAGGAGGGAAAACATTAAGGATCAATGACAAATGAATTAAAAGAAATATGTTCACCAAAATCTCCACGGATCCTTATATGGAGGTACATAACTATCTGTGGGAGGGAGAAGGCGAAATGAAGCCACAGTTTTCTCCAGGAAAGGCCCCATCTGCATAGCGTGAAAGGTGAATAAACAACTTTTCCACCAAAAAATTAATACAAACAAGTTTACATCAACATgcaaaaacacacacacacacaaatatgatggagagagagagagagagagagagagagagagagagagaaagtgagAGACCTTGTTCCACTGTTTGCCAAGAGTTGAAGCATTTATTGTATACAGATAACCTGCAATTAAGTTCCTTATGAGTGAATAGAAGTCCAGAAAATGGAGAAGCCATATCTGCAAAATATGCAGAACATTTCAAGAGCGACAATTGAATATAGTTCCACCAGTGAAATAGGATCTTACCAGTTGAACCTGCCAAATCACAGTTGCAATGGACATTAAATGCTCTATTAGGTTCTCTTTGAACCTTCAATAAACTTAACAtttgcttcttttcttcttcttaatTGTATACTTAGATTAAGAACAAGTTGATATTTACTTGGATGATGCTCCATATAGACCTTCAATAGGTCTGGTTTTTATTTTTCCTCGAATTTCTTGAAAGTATTGAGCACGTCATAAAGTTATTTCAAGAAATGATATCGATATAATTAGAACAATATTTCAAGTAGAAGTGAATGAATTTCATAAAGTTATTTCAAGAAATGATATCAATATAATTAGAACAATATTTCAAGTAGAAGTGAATGCATTAAATGTTTATCCAGCTGCTTTcttaaaacaaaattttcagactcCTACCATCTCGTTCAGCGGTTGAAGAAATATAATGCCGATAAAGATTTGACTCTTGAGCCTGCATGTTCCATGATAATTATTAGCAACTAATTGAGAATGCAAATCTTTCAATCATAAATGCTACTGAGAAAGGAGATACTTACAAATTTTGTGGGTGACTTGCGTACAAGGTATTCATAATACCAGTATGGTTCACCATCAGTCTGAGGGAAAAAGTAATGGAGATGTGCTTCATTTAACTAGCacaatatatgcataaatatatcTACCATCGACAACCGTCATTATTTGTATTGAATATCAGACACCATAAAATGAAAAATGCTTTAGAACTTACTACACTGGTATGGGTATCAAGAACTGAACTCTCAGCCAATCGCTGACTTGAGGTGACTCGCTGCCAGAAGAGAAGATTGAAGTTTTCATACCAGTATCAACTTTGTCACAAGGAGTTAAGCTTTCCAGATAAATAGAATTCAAGACGCCCCAAGAAGGGTGATGGCCAACTCAGAACCAGTGGTAAGCATGGTTTTATCTAATTACACTTCATCAACAAAATTCTCTATTGACCATTCAACAAACCTATTTGGGGGCTAAATCTTAAGGCACTGTCCTTTTGGAAAAGCATGTATAGGCATGTTCCTCGAACGCATGTTTGCCCCAGTGTTTCAAAGGTTGCCCAGACACATAGATCGAGTCAAATCTTGGTTTCATATCAGTTTCAATGTGGCATGAATTTTAAGATGATGTTAATATTGCAACTTGCgactcaaaactataaaactgtacgtagcattcaaaacataaatgTTTTAATATCCTGTTCTAGTCATAATGGTCTTAAACAAAGCATAAGGCCATCCCATATTTAAGCTAAAGCTGAGTGCTCACTTTAAAAGAGGCATGCAGAAAATTACCAGCGCAGACTTGCCTGACAAAACAGAATCGGCAACATCTTTTGCAGTCCAGGTACCCTTGTCCTTAGATTTTATGAACTGAAAATTTGGGGGACCTATCTGAATCAAGGAAATAAAATCATAACCCTCCAAAAAACAACTAGGATTGAAATGTAATAGGCATATGTCTTTATGACTTTACCATAACCGAAATGATCAAGTTATCAATAATGTCAACACGCTCAGACACAATGCGCAGGCGTGCATCAGCTGTATAAAGTACAACCCAATACGAAGTAAGTTATATGCATGCCATATGTGTTTAGGTTCATGGTGCCCTTAACATTGATGCATAAGTAGAAAATTTGGAAAATGTAAGCCTTAGTCAAGTCTTAAAAAAAGGGTATCAATATTATCAAAAAGCAGCATTTTACTGGAACTTTCAACACCAatataacaaattaactaaacttACGAGACAATGGTGCAGCTGATGAATATCGTTCTGGCTTTCTGGATTCTACCCTTTAGAAAACAAACAATGGACTAGTCATGTTCCCATCATTTTTATAAAGAAGAACTAGTTAATTTTGCTATCGCACAAACATGAAGACACAAATTTATTTGTTATCGATCAAGATAAGAAGGTGGGCTCAGCAGGGGAGGTTACAAGCCCAGGAAGGctcataatttattttcaaaGAAAGAAGATAGGAGCAGCAGGTTCTGGAATCGATGAGCTGGAAGGAATGAGGATGGAGGATCCAAATCTGTTGGTGAGGATTGCGGAGGAGATACCACCTGGAGATTCTTCTAATGAATTGAGAAGTTAAAGAATCTATAAATAGAGCCAGGAAGAAGAGAAACAGTGTGAAGAATTCTGTTATTGCTTTTGGCATTATCAGATTCTCTGGCTATATTGAAGTTTCTTAGTTCTATTATTTGATTTATGTATTCCAGAAAGTAGTCAGAAGATATTCCTTGAAAGCTTGGTAACTGAGAAAGATTGTTTTGTATTATTTGCTGTTCTTGGTAATTAATACAATTTCTCTTCAAATTGTTCTCCTGAATTATTCTCGTGTTCCTAACTCTATCAATTTGGTCCAACCTGCCAAATCCTCTTGAGAGTGAATGCCCACCACCAGAATGGAGTCTTGTATGGAGATGACAGAGAGGAACATTAGGACTGTAAGCTTAAACCACACAATGACGGAGCAACAAGGCCATAAGCTTAATGGTCTATGGGATGAAATGATGCAAACACGAAAGCAACTGGAGAAACTAGATTCAATAGAGGGATTACTGACCTTTCTAGTGAAAGGCAAAAACACAGAAGAGGAAGGCAATGGAGGGTCTGCTTCTCATCTTAGTTAGACTATCCCAGGAGAATCCTTAGTACATCACACCCAACCCAGAACTTCAGTTGCTGATGAGTTTCAACTAGTAGCAAAGAACATTGAGTTACCCAATTTCAATGGCAAAAAGAGTTTGCTGCCGATCTAAAATACTGATGGCTGGCTCAACAACACTGGGTTGCTAAATAATTTGGATATGATTTTGAGATTGTGTATAAGCCTGATTTTGAGATTGTACATGTTATGGATCCTTATATGAGCCTGGTTACAGCAGGCCTGGGCCCTTACGGGTTTACTCAAGGAAGAAATTCAGAAAAGATGAAAGAGGAGTGGTAGCTAAGTTAGAAGAACGTGGAAGATTCGAGATGAAGATAGAAGAGCGCGGAAAAATAGGAAATGAGCAGGAGTTGGTTACACCACAGCAGAGCAAATTATAGGCAGAATCTATAAATAAGTGTTGCTTTATAGAGAATAGGCATGCAGAAGTATTTTCATTGTAACGGCATTTTTAAATTGCTGGGCTGGAGTTTCTCTGGATGGCCATTTGAGTTGTTAGATTCATTTGGATTGTATTCCTTCTTGTTCTAAAACAATACAAGCTCTGCTGagtttcttttcaattttttttttttagttttaattcTATTTCATAATCCTCACTCTATCAAATTGTTCTGACACGGATCCAAAAATTGCCGTGAATTCCAAACAGGAGGATGGATACTAAGTTTGAAACGATAGAGAGGAGTGTGAATTTGTTGGAAGAAGGAATGATGAAAATGAATAGTGAAAAAGaacaaaatgatctaaaaatgaaTGGAATGCGGGAAGAGATGTTGCAAACGAGGAAGAAGCTGGTAAAACTAGATGATATCGAAGGAATGTTAGCCCAGGTGTTAAAAGGAAAGTTGCATGAGGCAGAATCAGAAGGGGTATCGGCGACTCCTGTAAACTTTGCCATGCAGGGTTCCTCATCGGGCCAGCACAACACTCCGCCACCAATGGggtaaatttcaataactatccctgagcttatatagttgtaacactatagTCCTTAAACTTAAAACGTAatataaaaccccctaaactttcaaattttgcatagtaaaattcctctaactttcaattactgatttgaaCAGCTCACGCATGAcccttagtcaacatttctctctcctctcttgttCAAATTGTAAAAGTATTTTCTCTGCACctgaaaaattattctatttacagtaagaaaaatgatttaatttatacataacttgaaagaaaaaagagaaatattAACTAAACTCTACGCTAGAACTgttcaggtcagcgtctaactgaaaaaccaaCAATTAGAGGTTCgagggattttactgtacaaaatttaaaaattgaaaggggttttatgttacatttttaagttgaaggactataatattatactagataagttcagggatggttgtcaaaatttatccgccACCAATGGTTGATAAATTGTAGTTAACAGCTAAGAAGGTGGAGTTACCTAGTTTT
The sequence above is a segment of the Hevea brasiliensis isolate MT/VB/25A 57/8 chromosome 11, ASM3005281v1, whole genome shotgun sequence genome. Coding sequences within it:
- the LOC110651014 gene encoding psbP domain-containing protein 5, chloroplastic isoform X2, translating into MTMAVVLLCSPSLLPPRHFLRNQSRTLLSEKKCKLKEKILTRSCASSSSSSSKPNSLDGFFRRDFVLFGLSSSISIFFPSLGSLAEEDLRMDSLVDEINAYTYLYPVELPSKKVIFKWVESRKPERYSSAAPLSPDARLRIVSERVDIIDNLIISVMIGPPNFQFIKSKDKGTWTAKDVADSVLSGKSALRVTSSQRLAESSVLDTHTSVTDGEPYWYYEYLVRKSPTKFAQESNLYRHYISSTAERDGYLYTINASTLGKQWNKMGPFLEKTVASFRLLPPTDSYVPPYKDPWRFW
- the LOC110651014 gene encoding psbP domain-containing protein 5, chloroplastic isoform X4, whose amino-acid sequence is MTMAVVLLCSPSLLPPRHFLRNQSRTLLSEKKCKLKEKILTRSCASSSSSSSKPNSLDGFFRRDFVLFGLSSSISIFFPSLGSLAEEDLRMDSLVDEINAYTYLYPVELPSKKVIFKWVESRKPERYSSAAPLSPDARLRIVSERVDIIDNLIISVMIGPPNFQFIKSKDKGTWTAKDVADSVLSGKSALTDGEPYWYYEYLVRKSPTKFAQESNLYRHYISSTAERDDMASPFSGLLFTHKELNCRLSVYNKCFNSWQTVEQDGAFPGENCGFISPSPSHR
- the LOC110651014 gene encoding psbP domain-containing protein 5, chloroplastic isoform X1 produces the protein MTMAVVLLCSPSLLPPRHFLRNQSRTLLSEKKCKLKEKILTRSCASSSSSSSKPNSLDGFFRRDFVLFGLSSSISIFFPSLGSLAEEDLRMDSLVDEINAYTYLYPVELPSKKVIFKWVESRKPERYSSAAPLSPDARLRIVSERVDIIDNLIISVMIGPPNFQFIKSKDKGTWTAKDVADSVLSGKSALRVTSSQRLAESSVLDTHTSVTDGEPYWYYEYLVRKSPTKFAQESNLYRHYISSTAERDDMASPFSGLLFTHKELNCRLSVYNKCFNSWQTVEQDGAFPGENCGFISPSPSHR
- the LOC110651014 gene encoding psbP domain-containing protein 5, chloroplastic isoform X3, with the protein product MTMAVVLLCSPSLLPPRHFLRNQSRTLLSEKKCKLKEKILTRSCASSSSSSSKPNSLDGFFRRDFVLFGLSSSISIFFPSLGSLAEEDLRMDSLVDEINAYTYLYPVELPSKKVIFKWVESRKPERYSSAAPLSPDARLRIVSERVDIIDNLIISVMFIKSKDKGTWTAKDVADSVLSGKSALRVTSSQRLAESSVLDTHTSVTDGEPYWYYEYLVRKSPTKFAQESNLYRHYISSTAERDDMASPFSGLLFTHKELNCRLSVYNKCFNSWQTVEQDGAFPGENCGFISPSPSHR
- the LOC110651014 gene encoding psbP domain-containing protein 5, chloroplastic isoform X5; translated protein: MTMAVVLLCSPSLLPPRHFLRNQSRTLLSEKKCKLKEKILTRSCASSSSSSSKPNSLDGFFRRDFVLFGLSSSISIFFPSLGSLAEEDLRMDSLVDEINAYTYLYPVELPSKKVIFKWVESRKPERYSSAAPLSRPPNFQFIKSKDKGTWTAKDVADSVLSGKSALRVTSSQRLAESSVLDTHTSVTDGEPYWYYEYLVRKSPTKFAQESNLYRHYISSTAERDDMASPFSGLLFTHKELNCRLSVYNKCFNSWQTVEQDGAFPGENCGFISPSPSHR